Genomic window (Nitrososphaerales archaeon):
AAAATCCATGGTCTGCTTCTACCTTTCAATAACTCATCTAACTCTACTTCTTCCCTTAAAACGGACTTTATGAATCCCTTCTCCCCTTCAAATACCCTTTTTGACCCAGTGAAGCCATTTTGTGCTAAGAGAGTAGCTGTAAAGGCGACCTGGGCCGATATTGGGCATGCGATATTCTTTACCATGCTGTACTCTTCCCCTTCCGCATCGATTATGCCCAAGGTCGCTTGGCAGGCAGAAATCCCTAGAGCATTTGTGAGTTGCTCTGAGTTCATTTTTAAGAGCTTCCCTATTACCAACGGCAGTATCGAATAGCTCAACGTGGAGAAATGCCAACCTTTCGCCGATAGGCTTGATGAGCGTATAGAAGCACAGAACCTTCCAGAGAGCTCATAACCGATGAAGACGGAGAGTAGAAAATCCTCTCCTGAAGAATTTTCTCTTTCAGATACCGCTAACGCTACTGGAATCGTTTCACTCGGGTGTATTAATGAGACAAAATCTGATATCGGTATAGCTAAATAATCCATATACTCCGATTGTCTTAATGCTACTCCATTAGCTAACATCGCATTGACACAGGACGATCTTTTATTTACTCCTATGATCGTAGCTTCCTCCTTCGTTGAAGATTTCAACGAGAAGCTCCTCGTTATCGTGGCCGATGGGCTTGAGAAACCGTACAGGATGCATGCGAGCGTGTCGAGAATGCACCGCTTTACCATCTGTATTGCTTCATCATCTATATCGGAAAAATCGATACCTTCTACATAATTGGATAAATATTCTGAAATGGTCCCCATTTTACCTCTATTACTCGATTGAAGTTAATAAATTTTAAAGTAGGAGTTTTAGCTCTTTACCATACCATTTTTGAAAGGTAGAAATTTTGCAGGTATTTTATGAAATTTTGCACCATTAATAAGATTTTATAAGAATCTCACACTCACAGAGCCGAGCCGATCGAAGGTAGCCCTAAAGTTATCTCCTGACTTTACGGGCCACGCTCCAATCAGCGAGCCCGAGATTACGACTTCACCAGCCCTCATTGTAATACCATGCTCCGAAAGTTTATTCACCAACCATGTGACGGCATAGGCTGGATTACCGAAGACGGATGCACCCGCTGCCGTGGTGAGGACTTCACCATTCTTCTCAAAGACTAAACCGATATGTCTTAAATCGACTTCATAGATATCTGTAAGCCTCCCGCCCAATATCACATGGGCGCCCGCAACGTTATCTGCTACCATATCTTGTATCTTTACCTTCCAGTCCTTGATTCGACTATCGACAACTTCGATAGCTGGAAGAATACCTATGGTCGAAGCCAAGATTTCAGCAACGGTGACTGGCCCTTTAAGATCTCTGCCCAAAATAAATGCCATTTCAGCCTCGATCATAGGTTGTATGAGTTTATCCATCTTTACCACCTCACCTTCTAAAAGTACCATACTCTTCATTAAATGGCCGTAGACCGGCTCATGAATACCGAAGGTCTTTTGTGCAGCACGTGAAACTAAACCGATCTTCCTACCGATGATAGTATCGCCACGTTGGATCTTTTTCTCTATAATGCTCATCTGGACTTTATACGCATCATCGATCGTGAGCTCGGGGTATCTGGAAGAAATGGGTTCTATAGGCGAACGATTATCTTCAGCCATCAATAATTCGATCGCGATCTTCTCAACCAGATCTTTACTGACCAATCTTAAAACCTTAAGGTATGGGTTGTATAACGATGAATAAAAACTTAACGATTCTGAAGCTTTAATCGAATTCTATAAATCCTTTTTTGTTTTAACCTTACATCTGACCAGACCACAAATCTTTATAAATATACCTATATTAAGTGATTAGTGATCGGTATGAATAAAGCAAAGGATTTAAGAAGGCTCCTTGAAGGGCCTGGGATCATAATCGCACCTGGCGCTACCGATGCATTCGTGGCAAGGATCATAGAGAGCCTGGGCTTTAAAGCGATTTACGTGACTGGTGCAGGTATAGCGAATACCTTGGGCTTTCCAGATATAGGCCTTACTACGATGAATGAAGTTGTAGATAGAGCTAAGATCATTGCAAGGGCTGTAGATGTACCTGTGATATCGGATGCAGATACGGGGTATGGTAACGCGATCAACGTGATGAGGACTGTGAGGGAGTTTATAGATGCTGGTGTCGCCGCGATTCATATAGAGGATCAGGTGATGCCTAAACGGTGTGGACACTTTGAAGGTAAGAGCGTTATATCAAAAGAAGAGATGGTAGGTAAGATAAGAGCAGCTGTAGAAGCGAGAGGTGATGACGATCTTGTGATCATAGCGAGGACCGATGCGAGGGATGTGTATGGTATCGATGATGCGATAGAGCGAGGCAACCTTTACGCTAAGGCGGGTGCCGATATGATCTTCGTAGAGTCGCCAAGGAGCATCGATGAATTGAAGAGGATAGCGAGTGAAGTAAAAGCTCCTTTACTTGTAAATATGGTGGAGGGAGGTAAAACACCTTTAATACCAGCGAGTGATCTTGAGAAGATGGGCTTCAAGGTAGTGATATATCCGAATACTGCCTTGAGGGCTGCGGGTTATGCGGTAAGGGAGGCTTTAAGAGTACTGAGAGATGAAGGCGTAACGACATCTATATTGAATAGGCTTTTAAGTTGGGATGAAAGGCAGAACCTGGTCAGATTGCCCTATTACAGAGAGCTCGAGAGAAAGTATCTGAGTGTATAGTCGAAGTAAATTAAGAAATTTTGAATTTAGTGGAGAATCAACCTATCGGTTATTAAACGAAGAATCTTAACGAGTATCTGATATCATATATACGATGTTTTAAAAGTTTAAATCTAAAGAAGAGAAAAGAGTATTGATCTATAATGGTTATGAAGAGTATTCCATGTGTGATTATGAGAGGTGGAACTAGTAAAGGAGTATTCTTTAAAAAAGAAGATCTCCCTCAGGATGATTTTGAGAGGGATAAAGTAATTCTAAAAATATTCGGTAGCGGGGATCCTATGCAGATCGATGGGCTTGGGGGGACACATACTCATACGAGCAAGACGATGATCGTATGGAGATCTGATAAGCCCGATGTCGATGTCGATTATACATTCGGCCAAGTCGGTATAGAGAAAGCCTTTATTGATTATACGGGAAATTGTGGGAATCTTACTTCAGCCGTGGGCCCATTCGCCATCGATGAGAAGATCATCGAGGCTAAAGAGCCTTATACAGTGGTTAGAATGTATAATACAAATACGAAGAAGAGGGTCGATGCAAAAGTTCCTATCGAGAATGGTTTTACAAAGTATGAAGGTGATTATTGGATAGATGGTGTTCCAAACCCTGGTGCAAGAATCGATGTAAAGTGGTATGAGCCGGGAGGAGCGGTCTCGGGAAAGTTACTACCAACGGGAGAGCCTATAAATAAGATCGATACGGGTGTTGAAGTTATCGAAGGTTCCATAGTAGATGCTGCAAATCCAGCCGTATTTATAAGGGCGAGAGATGTAGGTTTAACTGGTAAAGAACTCCCGCATGAGATAACTAAGGATATTCAGATAAAGCTTGAAAGGATTAGAAGCAAGGCTGCAGAGATGATGGGTTTAGTAAAAGATGCTAAGGAGGCTACTGAAAAGTCGCCTCACTTCCCATTCATAGTGATAGTAGGTGAAAAACAAGATTATAGGACTGTAATGGGAGATGTTGTGAAAAAGGATGAGTACTCTGTACTTGCACGGCTCTTCTCCTTACAAAAGATGCACCATGCCTACGCTGCGACTGGTGCGATATGTACGGGAGCGGCAGCGAAGATTCCAAATAGTATAGTGAATCAGCTCTGTGAAGGAAAAGGGGATAAGGTTATAATCGGACATCCAAAGGGAGTGATAGATGTAGATGTGGAAGCGATACCGAGTGGAGAGAGTGTAGAGATTAAGAGTGTGACTATAGGAAGGACAGCAAGAAGGTTGATGAGCGGTATCGCCTACTATATCCTATAATATCCTATTAGAGTTAAAATATTTGAGTCTATTCGTATGCGAGAGAGCGATATAGATGGTAGATGAACTACCTATTTTCTTCGGCCACCTCTTTGGTGGTGCGTACAGCACCGATGAGATGAATAAGATTTGGAGTGAGAGAAACTTCGTTCAAAAGATATTGGATATAGAAGCTGCATTGGCAAAGGCCCAGGCAGAATTGGGGATAATACCGAAATGGGCAGCTGAAGAGATTATCAATGCTGTAAATAGAGGATTTCCGCCTGAAGAAATAGCGAAGGTAAAGAGTAAAGCGAAGCATATTATGGTCTCTACAATCTACGCTTTTCAAGAGAAGCTCGGAGAAGCTGGTGAGTATTTTCACCTCGGCCCTACAACCCAAGATATACTCGATACATCCTTAACACTTATGATGATCGATTCACTAAAGGTGATCATAAGTAGCTTACGTGAATTTGAGAAGGCATTGATCGAACAGGCGGTGAAGTATAAGGATGCTGTGATGGCTGGTAGAACCCATGGTCAGCATGCGGTCCCGATCACCTTCGGTCTAAAACTTGCAATCTGGGCTACGGAAGTAAGGGAACATATTGAGAGATTAAAGTCTGTATTGGATAGGATCGGTTATATTAGCCTCTCAGGGGCCGTAGGTACGATGGCTTCCTTCGTAGCTATAGTTGGATACGATGAAGGTAAGGTCTTTGAAATGCTCGAGAGAACGGCGAAATACTTAGGTCTTAAAGCGCCTCATATAGATTTGCATCAAAGGATGGATAGATTCGCAGAGGTC
Coding sequences:
- a CDS encoding oxaloacetate decarboxylase — protein: MNKAKDLRRLLEGPGIIIAPGATDAFVARIIESLGFKAIYVTGAGIANTLGFPDIGLTTMNEVVDRAKIIARAVDVPVISDADTGYGNAINVMRTVREFIDAGVAAIHIEDQVMPKRCGHFEGKSVISKEEMVGKIRAAVEARGDDDLVIIARTDARDVYGIDDAIERGNLYAKAGADMIFVESPRSIDELKRIASEVKAPLLVNMVEGGKTPLIPASDLEKMGFKVVIYPNTALRAAGYAVREALRVLRDEGVTTSILNRLLSWDERQNLVRLPYYRELERKYLSV
- the purB gene encoding adenylosuccinate lyase, with the protein product MVDELPIFFGHLFGGAYSTDEMNKIWSERNFVQKILDIEAALAKAQAELGIIPKWAAEEIINAVNRGFPPEEIAKVKSKAKHIMVSTIYAFQEKLGEAGEYFHLGPTTQDILDTSLTLMMIDSLKVIISSLREFEKALIEQAVKYKDAVMAGRTHGQHAVPITFGLKLAIWATEVREHIERLKSVLDRIGYISLSGAVGTMASFVAIVGYDEGKVFEMLERTAKYLGLKAPHIDLHQRMDRFAEVVSVMSLVSSSLGKIGLEIRDLSREEVKEVFEPWVMGIHGSSTMPQKRNPEPSEWLEGIAKIVRVFPVSMNSVTMQHERDATRTASQFLVLPLTFMLTHAQIKSAIRIIGGLQVFTKRMLENMMVSKGFMAAEPVMLKLAERTGKKVTAHKIIYEVSQKAIEEGKSFKEVLLESEEVMKYLSKADIEKLVELERYIGTSIRQIEKIVNDIKVKRDEEEINK
- a CDS encoding fumarylacetoacetate hydrolase family protein, which produces MVSKDLVEKIAIELLMAEDNRSPIEPISSRYPELTIDDAYKVQMSIIEKKIQRGDTIIGRKIGLVSRAAQKTFGIHEPVYGHLMKSMVLLEGEVVKMDKLIQPMIEAEMAFILGRDLKGPVTVAEILASTIGILPAIEVVDSRIKDWKVKIQDMVADNVAGAHVILGGRLTDIYEVDLRHIGLVFEKNGEVLTTAAGASVFGNPAYAVTWLVNKLSEHGITMRAGEVVISGSLIGAWPVKSGDNFRATFDRLGSVSVRFL
- a CDS encoding MmgE/PrpD family protein; this encodes MGTISEYLSNYVEGIDFSDIDDEAIQMVKRCILDTLACILYGFSSPSATITRSFSLKSSTKEEATIIGVNKRSSCVNAMLANGVALRQSEYMDYLAIPISDFVSLIHPSETIPVALAVSERENSSGEDFLLSVFIGYELSGRFCASIRSSSLSAKGWHFSTLSYSILPLVIGKLLKMNSEQLTNALGISACQATLGIIDAEGEEYSMVKNIACPISAQVAFTATLLAQNGFTGSKRVFEGEKGFIKSVLREEVELDELLKGRSRPWILETRLKPYPVCGAALGIADATVNLARNCQIDPLEVDSILVRSNKRSVRHVGDPVKRYPKNKETADHSAPFIIALALLEGDVKPEHFRDDLYSNRRVLELIDKVKLEISPELDDPKIYPAAEVEIKTKDGSTYSHRTLYHRGHPKNPMTDEEVEEKFLSASSNILGEDRAKEVVKAVYRLDRMGSISEFTELLRV